agagctgctgctcctgcccgggcTCCAGCCGCAGCGgcgcccgcggccgccgcgccagctcccccggcccccgccgccgggccccctcctcctcctcctcctcctcctcgccgccgccgccgggggcctccccgggccgccccccgccctccTCCAGcgagcggcggcgcggggcgggcgccgggctgcgggcgggggtgcggctgcggggggggctgccgggccgggagcggggctcGGCCCGCGTCCACGAGTGCTGCCCGTCCCGCCGGCGGCTGATGAGCAGCAGCggccggggcccgggccggccctggctgcgcggccgcggcggggcgcggccgggCCCGTTGGGCACCCGCGAGCGGCCGCGCTCCTCCGGGGCCGCCGCTCGCCCGCCCGGGCAGGGCCCGGCGTcgcggggcggctgcgggggaAGCCCCCGGCTGGgctcccggcggcggggggtgcCCCCGTCCCGCGGGCCCGCGGGGCCGCTCTGCgcggaggaggcggaggagtCGCTGTCGCCCGAGcagcggcgggcgcggggcctggggggcacggagaggggctgggggcagtgcGACCCCCACCGCCGCCCACCCGCACACCCCGTcgccccccagtgccccccgcTCGCACACCCCACTGCAACCCCGTcgcccccagtgccccccgcTCGCACACCCCACTGCAACCCCGTTGACCCGCACTGCGCCCCCTTTGCAGACCCCACTGCCCCTTActgccccccgctgccccccactCGCacaccccatggcacccccagtgccccccactgcaccccctTTGCAGACCCCACCGCCCCCACTCGCACACCCCATTGCAACTCCACCGCACCCCACATTCCACCCCTCCTTTGCCCCCCTTTGCGGACTCCATTGCCCCCCACTCGCacaccccattgcaccccacaTTCCACTCCCCATTCCACCCCTTTGCGGACCCCattgcccccccgccccccactcGCACGCCCCATTGCCCCCCACTCACCCCATTGCCCCCACTTCCCCCACTCGCACATCCCATTTCCCCATTGCACCCCACATTCCACCCCCTTTGCCCCCCATCGCACCCCCCACTCCCCGCGCCGCCAGGGTGCAGCCCTCCCCCCTGCCAATCATCGCCTAGGGGGCGtggccccgccgggccccgccccaCCCCTCGCCGTGCGCACTGCGCCTGCGCGCCGGCAGCGGCGGGAAGAGGCGAcggaggggggggggacgacacgaCACGGACCCCACGGCCGCGACCCCCAGAGCACGGGTGgcgtggggcagggatgggccGGGGCTCGACCAGGGCTGGTTCCCTCACGAGGGAGGAGGCCTTTGCCCCACAGCAGgacccagccccacggcggggcGTCCgccccgccgtggggctgggtcCTGCTGTGGGGCCGAGGCCTGCTGTGGGACTGAGGCCTCGCCGTGGGGCAGAGGCcttgccatggggctgggcctgggaggtgctgtgggttccccagctgggctgggcttcCTTCCCCGGGCACAGGGCGACGGCAGGCGaccatccccccccccaccccacccctcccaggcagcacccatgggtgccctaCCTGAGCGTGCTGGCTGCCCGGGGCTCAGCGGGGCTCCTGGAAGGGCTGGCAGAGCCGGGCAGGGAGGCCGGGCCCCCCCGTTGGGGCAGACCCTCCTGCTTGGCACCGGACGGTGGCTTGGGGATGCCGGTGTCCCCGTGGCCCTTCGGCTGGTGGCCGCCCCGCTCCGTCCTGGCGTGGCTGCTGTCCCCCCCGCCCGAGGGGGGCCCGCCCGgacgggggcggcggggggtgctggggctgggggcgcaGGGCGCGGGGGAGAAGCTGCCGGGAGCTGGTTTTTGCGGGGAGAagcccggggcgcggggctggggcaggcggtGAGCTGGAAACAGAGACGCCGGGGGGGTCGCGGGGGGACGTCCCTCGCCACCCACCCCTGTCTCGCGTCACGCCGGCACCCGGCTTTTCCGGCCGGGGTTTCCCAGGCTGTGGGTTGATCGCCTCGGGAATTAATTTGGCCAAAACCCCGCCTTTTCTCACTCCCGCCCCCTTTTCCCATTTCAGCCGGATCAGCACCCTGAGCAGCCCAGCCTCAGGGAAAGGAGCCCCACGGAGAGCCAGGAGCCGTGAATCGTGGTGAGGTGGGGTGGCACAGGCcgtgggggggtccctgggccCCGGGGGCACTCACAGAGGGAGGAGCAGCGGCACGGGTCGTGCTTGTCCAGGTAATGTTCCAGTGTGTCCCAGCCGCCGCCGACGCGCACCATCACGTGGCTCCTCAGCACCTGCGGACAGCCCGTCACCCTGCTGGCCCCCCGGGACGTGGCCGAAGAGGGACCACTGCTGGGGGGAGGCGAACAGCCCCCCACATCCTCAACGTGGGGCAGCTTGTGGGGAGTAAATTCAGCTCAGGGCCCACCCCACCACCGGCTCCCTCAGGACGGGTCCCCACCGCACCGAGGAgcgagggaaggaggagggtggggggtcccggcgTAGGGGGGACGACACGGGGGCGAGAGGCGCGGCGGTGGCTCTTACTCGGACGAAGATGAGCGTGCTGGAGTCGCCCACTTTGTATTTACCCTCGGAGACCTTGACCatggggaactgggaggggcaggagcagcagcccaggaTCTCCCGCACCTGCCggcagagaggggagaggtCGGTGGGGCGTGGACCCCCAGCTATAGGGCCAGCCCCTATAGATAGGTGCACGCGGAGGGGCTGTATAGAGCCCATGGAGAGGGGGGAACCGGCTTGGTCCCGGCCTGGcagctcccctcctcctgcccgtGCTCTCCCCTGCGGGAGCGGGCAGGCCCGTGGGCAGCGCGCTGCCTGGACCTGCCGGGAGCGGCTGGGTGGGTTCGTGCGGGAGCCTGAGCCGGCAGCTCCCACCGCAGCCCCAGGCGGTGGggagcacccacagcacccacgtGCCGTGGGAGAGGGACCCGGGGGGCTTCCCACGGCCGGCCACCCCTGAGCAGGCTGAGAACGGACACAGCTCGCTTCATCTGCCGCCAGCCCCACTCCCTGGAGCCCACCCGCTCCGGGCCCCCCAGGTGTGGGGAGTTCAGAGCCGCCCCAAaactgggaaggaggaggaacccccccagccctgctaaTCCCCGAACCACGGGGGatttgccccccccccaagcacCCCGCTATGGGGCAGGGGCCTCCAGCGCCCCGCTGCACCTGCATCCACCAACAGAAAAGGGTTCAAgccccattttttttttgccccccccaACTTTAGCATCTGGCACCAATAAAAAGCCAaagggaggatttgggggggggccGGCCAGGGGACCCCCCATCGCCGTGGGGCTGCCgggcagtgctgcctgcccgctgcctgtCGCCAGCTGCCTGCTCTATCTGGGGCGGCCGGCCTGCCCGCGGCCTGGCCGGGCTGACGTCAGGGATTAGGCAGGGAGCcacggggggacgcggggacacggccgcatcctgccccggcccggggcggggacGCAGCGCCGCCTCCCTCACCCCTACattttgttggttggtttttttttttaaataattcctcttttttttttttttttctccagttctgcCTTTCTGCCCGTCGCAGGGGTCCAGCCAGGGCAGGATCCGGCCGCTCTGGTTCCCATCCGGGGCAGCAGCCGGGTGGCAAGGTCAGCCCCAaccggggaaactgaggcacgttGGGGGGTGGTGGCTGCAGTGAGTGGGGGGTCCTGACCCTGCTGCCATCcgggggggacgtggggagcAGCCGGGCCGGATCCGGCACCGTCAGGCTCCTCCCTGGCTCCAGCGCTGCCCATAAAAGCCGATGGCAAGGAATTACGCAGCCCGGAAAAATGCAGCCGGGGTTGGCAGCGCCCGgccaggggggctggggggtttgggggtgcggggggggggcatttGCAGCGGCCCTGGGTGCAGGGGGGTGCAGGATGCTCCCCGAGCGTGGCGGCTGCGGGAGGTAATGAGGAATTGGGGTTTCAATTAAAAAACGGCTTTGAGCTTAGGGAGtcaggggagggcagggccccccgtgtcccccccgtcccccccgtccccgcaTTAATCCGCTGCCTCGCGCGCGGGCCGGATCCTGCACCCAGCCCAGCTTTAATCCCTCCTGAGCCTCCCGGCCCTGGGGCGGGTGGGGGTGTCCCTGCACCCCGGCCTGcggaggggacccccccccagcttctCGATGCCCTGAATCACGGCTGTGAGCAGCCAGGATGTCCCCACgtccgtctgtctgtccccGGGGACACCAGCCCCAaggtgctggggggaggaggagggctggggctgggcaggagcaggttCCTGGGGTGGGGACcactgtgtgtgtgtcccccccgtggGGAGGAAGTGGCAGAGGCGGAGCTGccacccgtgtcccccctgTGATTATGGCCACGGCCACCAAAATAACCCGTCCTGACGTCAGGAGGCTCCACAGGGCACGGGGGCCTGGCTGGGCGGCTGAGGACCTCCCACGGGCCCCGAGGAGCCggggtgggtggggaaggaCATCCCATGGGCGGCAGCCACCCTGGTTGGGTGGACAGGGAGGACCCACAGGCCATAGAGCACGGCCAGTTGGGCGGAGAGACAGGACCTCCCAGGGGCCATAGAGCACAACCAGTTGGGCGGAGAGACAAGGACTTCCCATGGGCCATAGAGCACCCTGTTGGGCGGAGAGACAGGACCTCCCAGGGGCCATAGAGCACGGCCAGTTGGGCGGAGAGACAAGGACCTCCCATGGGCCATAGAGCACCCTGTTGGGCGGAGAGACAGGACCTCCCATGGGCCATAGAGCACCCTGTTGGGCGGAGAGACAGGACCTCCCAGGGGCCATAGAGCACAGCCAGTTGGGCGGAGAGACAGGACCTCCCAGGGGCCATAGAGCACGGCCAGTTGGGCGGAGAGACAAGGACCTCCCATGGGCCATAGAGCAGCCCGCTGGGCAGACAGAGAGGACCCGAGCGCCCGGCTCCCAGGGGAGCGCGTCTCACCAGCTCATCCAGGTTCTTCAGGTCGCAGAGGGCGATGGGCCGGGCCCTGCTGGGGTAGGCAGGCACCTGGGGGTCGCGGCTCTCCTGGTGCGTGCCCAGCACGCCGTAGGCCATTTGGTCCCTCATCTCCTCCTCGATCTCCTCCTCCATCTGGATCAGCATGGGGGCCAGCATGCCAAACTTGGAGGCCCTCCTGGCCACCTCCAACAAGCAGAGGACAAAGTTCTTCTCGTTCTTCTTCAGCACCAAGTCATTGGTCTCGAACATGAGGACGTCCTGGATGCCGAGGTCCTGCCGGCACCACTGGATGAAGTTGGAGACGTTATCCCGGGCGATGAAGGAACCCGGCACCACGTTCTTGGCTTGGAAGATGACCTCGTTCTGCGGGATGCGCATATGGGCGGCCACCTCGGGGTACCGCTGCTGGAAGTCCAGGGCGATGCGGTTGACGTTGTTGGCGTGTCGGCAGAGGTGGCAGCCCGTCTCCAGGCTCTCCAGGAAGGTGTCCACCTGGATGTCCAGGTCGTAGAGGGTGTTGAACCACTCGGCCAGGTCCTCCTTCATGGCCTCCAGGTACTCCTCGCTGGAGCGGAAGGGACGGATGCTCTTGGAGGCGGCCGACTGGATGTGGCTGGGGTCGGCCATGGCGAGCTGCCTGCGGGAGTCAGCGGGTGCCGTCACAGGCAGACATGGGCAggcaacaccccccccccagccccgccgtcccccccccccggcagaGTTTGGCAGCCTggtcctgtgtcccccccccccgccccggtgacccctccgtgcctcagtttccccaccctTACCCATGGGCGGGAGGGGCCCCACCACCATCTCCAGaacctgcctgtcccctgccaggACCGGCACACCGTGTCCCCCCGACACCGTGTCCCCCCGACACcgtgtcccccaccccgtgtcccctccaCCGCCCCCCGGGTTAATGAGTGCCTTGTCACCCCCGGCCCCTGCTGTGGGACTGCAGCGGAGAGGACACCCCCACCCAAAGCTGCCCAGTCATGGTGGGTGTCACCATCCCGGGTGCCACCAGCGCGGGAGCAGGtgacacccccagggaccctggtgccaggggcagggagcaccccccgcccggccgccacccccgggggggggcgcggggccccAGCGCCCAGCCATGGGGGCTGCACCCAGGGGTCCCTGTCCTTGCCCGGGTACAAGGGCTGGTGACCCCCGCGCTGGGGGGAGCCCCAGTGACCCCCACTGccgacccccagccccactccctGGGGGTCCCTTCCCCGCgggtgtccctggggggtgTCCCCTTcctcggggggggggtggtgtctCTGCTGGGGGGGTCTCTATACCGGGGTCCCCCTTCccttgggggggagggtgtcTTTCTCGGGGGACACGCACAcactctgtctgtctgtctgtctgtctgccgggggggggggaacagcGTCAGCACCTGCGAGGCAGATGCCGACTTGCGCGGGAGAccagccccccccggggacacacacacacgggtGGGGACACGcaggggggcacagggacagggacccccccacacccacccccGCCCGCACTCACCGCCGGCTCCGCGCTCCGCtaccgccgggccgggccgcgccgcccgcccgctgccggctccgggccgggccgcggctcTGAGCGCCgggggggccccgccgccgcccggccccgcgctgcccccgccgccaTCCGCCGCCGGGAGCGGAGGGGCCGGAGCGGAGGGGCCGGAGCGGAGCGAGGAGCGAGCAgcgcccgcccgcagccccgagccgccgccgccgccgccgccgccgccgcgccccggccggGAAGTTGGAGGCGGCCCAGAAAGGGCCGGGAcgggagcggcgggcgggggcgggcggggacgGGCCGACACGCGGGACACggacacgggggggggacacgacacatTCAGCGACATGGCGACACACAGCACCGTGACACCCCCGGCCCGCGTGTGAGTTGACACGGGGGGGCCATGCACggcccggggacccccccgttggagcggcccccgccccccacctcccccccccgcagcgTCGGACACAGGATCGGGCCCTTTCCCCACTCCCAGGAGCGCAGACCCGGCGGGGGcgggtggggaaactgaggcagccCTATTCCCCCACCCGTGCAGGTCCCTCCCGTggggtgccccggggcagggatGCTCTCAAGAGAGGCCAGAAGCGGTACGGTTATAAACAGGgggaattttatttaaaaaaaccatcACAACCATTGACAGCGTTACAGTCCGTCGCCGCCGCGGGGCTCGCGCACAGCATGCTCGCGAGGAGGGGCGCGGGGTGGGTTTTCCTTAAACAACCGTTTTTAAAAGGGGgggacacaaaaaaaaaaaaaaaaacaaaaaaaaaaggaaaaaaaaaaaagaaaaaccaaactcGGCAGGCTACCGTTGAACTTGGTTTTAATGTTTCTCCACAAACGGTGAAAAATACTAAAGTACAGACAAGGAATAATCATAATGTTGCGGCCAACATTATAAATATTGaattataaatttaaaacattttctggtttaaaaaataaatctggtaGTAAATGCAGCTCTGCGGGTCGCTCTCTAGTAGGGCCGCTCTCTGCGCTCCTGGCGGTGCTCGCCCCTGCGAGCAGAGGGAGAGGCCGGGTCAGTCGCGGCACCCAGGGTCCCTCCCCAGGTGGGGAAGGGTCCTCGCCCCGCCACCCACCCCCGACCGGGGTCGGCGGGGTCCCGCTGAGCgcggtgccccctccccagcgcgccccggccccccgcccgctCTCCCTACGTACTTGTCCATCTTTCCCGGTCCTCCGCGCCGGCCGCCTCGGCCTCCGCCTCCCATCTGTTCCAtcaggggtcccggggggcccCCGGGGCCGCCTCCTCCTCGCCGTCCGCCTCCTCCGTAGCCGCCTCGATCCATACCCCGGCCTCCTCTGAATCCGCCTCTGTCTCCACCACGGCCACCTCTGAACATGCCACCGGGTCCCCCACGGTCCATGAGGCCACCTCCTCGCCCGCCTCGCATCCCCCCGGGGCCGCCTCTACCGCGGTCTCCgcctgggagagaggagaagactCTCAGAGCGCTCCGAGGGGAGAGCCAGCCCGCTCCGGCCGCCCCTCCGGCCTGTCAAACCCTGCCCCGGTGAACCCGGCGCATCCAGCTCCGGCACTAGAAACGGGAGAAGGTCCGGGAGCGGCTGGGAACCCCGAGGGCGACCAGCGCTGCCGGGGAGCGCGGCCAGCACACCTCAGCCAGCTTCTCGGAGCCGGGAGAGCCGGGGCTCGCTCAGAGGGCGCTGCCTGACGAGGGGAAAGCGGTGCTTCGGGGGAACCCAAGCGCTGAAGACGGAGACAGCCCCAGGGAAGAGCCTCGGCAGTTCAAGAAGAGCTGGGAAGCGTGGGAGGAACGGAGGGCAGAGCGGTCCCAAGCCTCCATTTCGCAGCTCAAGGAGGGACGAAGCCCCAGTGGCTCCCGGGGCTGGCACGAGCCGCTCCCCGAGCAGCCCCAGACGGGCTTGGGGCAGCTCGCTGGAACCCCGGGTGCCTCCAGCCCCGCCGGGAACTCTACCACACACGTACctggaggggggaaagggggtggAAGAAACCCTTCTGGTTTAGGAGCCTTGCACTGGTTGCACTCCGTTCTCCAGGCAAAGTTCTGGTTGCCGCATCCCCTGGGTAAAAACACCCGTTAGCAAAGACCGGGAAGGCGTTCCTGGCTAAACAACACTTGGCAGCGCTGCGTGGCCGGTAACAGGAGAGCACGAGGAGAGGAGAGACAAAAGCTGGTCAGCAGGACCTGGAGCCAGCCGGGCTGCCCGCTCAGGCACGGCGAcaccagccctccctccccgctctGGACGGGAGAAAGGAACTTCCTCGGAAGGCCACGCAGGCTGTTTCAGGAAAGGCCCGTTTATCCCGGCCAGCACCTCGGACAAAAGGGGCCCCTTGGCGCTCCGGGGTGCGAGACGGCTGTTGTCACCGGGCGGGAGCGACCAGAGGTGCCAGGCTGACGTGGAGCCGCTGTGACGCGCGGAAGGCGCGGGCAGCACGGGATACTTACGGATTGGGACACTGCCAGTCGCCAGCTCGGTGCTGGACGCTCCCGCCGGAGGGGTTTCCCCTGGATCCCCGCGGTCCTCTCGAGGAGAAGCCGCCCCTGTCTCCACCTCTGCCTCCCATCCGGCCCATGGGGCCGCTCGggccgccgggcccccccggGCCACCGGGCCCCCCCGGACCTGCAAGGAAGGCTCCGTGAATCCCAGGAGGCACCGGCCACGGCTGGGGGACAGGGCGCGGGGCGGCAGGCGCCGCGCCTCTGGCCGTGCCctttggggtctggggggctgGACGCTACCTCCGCGGAGCGGGGGAGGCATTCCCCGCTGCTCCCGTGGGGGCATCCCGCCTCGCATGCTGTTCATCGGGCCCTTCTTCCGGGCAAGGGTAACTTTGAGCTTGCTGCCCTGGAAATCCTTCCCTAGGAGGAGTACAAGGGCAAGAGCGTCACTTCGTGCTGCCAGCGTCCACCGCTCGCCGGACCCTGGCATCACGCACGACTGCGCCCAGTCCTTAATCACACGGAAAATATTACCTGAGTGTCAAAGAGAGCAGAAGGGCAAAGTTCCACCCGTGGAACCGAGATAAACTCCCGCTACGGGAGGTAACAGGCGAGAGAAGCCTGAGGCACCCGAGGACAACCACAACCCCAGCGCCACGCTTATCTGCTCCAGTTAAAACCAGGAACTTTTTAGGCAGAAGCCTGACCCCCTAGAGCCGGCCTTAAACGTCTACAACCCTCCACGCTCCGAGGACAGAAACGCCGACTCCAGTCGGACCGGAATTCAGTTCTGAAACGGAGCACAAAGCGATTCCACCCCAACGCACAGCCCGCATACTCACCATCAAACCATTCGACAGCTGTTTTGGCGGTAGACGGGTCATCATAAGATACCGTGGCATCTCCTTTTGGTTTGCCGGTTTCTTTGTCGATGTAGAGGTTTATCATAGGCTGCCCAGTCCTCTTGTTCATCTAGCAG
The Ciconia boyciana chromosome 15, ASM3463844v1, whole genome shotgun sequence genome window above contains:
- the GAS2L1 gene encoding GAS2-like protein 1 is translated as MADPSHIQSAASKSIRPFRSSEEYLEAMKEDLAEWFNTLYDLDIQVDTFLESLETGCHLCRHANNVNRIALDFQQRYPEVAAHMRIPQNEVIFQAKNVVPGSFIARDNVSNFIQWCRQDLGIQDVLMFETNDLVLKKNEKNFVLCLLEVARRASKFGMLAPMLIQMEEEIEEEMRDQMAYGVLGTHQESRDPQVPAYPSRARPIALCDLKNLDELVREILGCCSCPSQFPMVKVSEGKYKVGDSSTLIFVRVLRSHVMVRVGGGWDTLEHYLDKHDPCRCSSLSHRLPQPRAPGFSPQKPAPGSFSPAPCAPSPSTPRRPRPGGPPSGGGDSSHARTERGGHQPKGHGDTGIPKPPSGAKQEGLPQRGGPASLPGSASPSRSPAEPRAASTLRPRARRCSGDSDSSASSAQSGPAGPRDGGTPRRREPSRGLPPQPPRDAGPCPGGRAAAPEERGRSRVPNGPGRAPPRPRSQGRPGPRPLLLISRRRDGQHSWTRAEPRSRPGSPPRSRTPARSPAPAPRRRSLEEGGGRPGEAPGGGGEEEEEEEEGARRRGPGELARRPRAPLRLEPGQEQQLFRRLEEEFLANARLMAELQDGEGPAAPAPPAPGPAADSAYCSSSSSSSSLSALGKHGLPAEDGRRSGNGAGPPPAAAPGAAGAGRRPALSSSSDEGGCFAASWEAREPRGGPESDPDWAPGEDGLAETERPRAAAEGPPGAPAAPEPAPALPAPPPPRPRARPRLDTQPHKKPSRIPTPRGYGAAPRRPPGGSPEAGGRKPWGALQSVLSSFLEPAWVPREHEGLEEDAWP